One genomic segment of Mycolicibacterium gilvum includes these proteins:
- a CDS encoding lipid-transfer protein: MSPEPVYILGAGMHPWGKWGRDFTEYGVVAARAALADAGLNWQHIQLVAGADTIRNGYPGFVAGATFAQKLGWNGIPVTSSYAACASGSQALQSARAHILAGLCDVALVIGADTTPKGFFAPVGGERKNDPDWQRFHLIGATNTVYFALLARRRMDLYGATTDDFATVKVKNARHGLANPNARYRKEATLDDVHASPVVSDPLRLLDICATSDGAAALIVASKEFTEKHLGSVAGVPSVRAISLQSPQYPQHLPELPDIATDSTAVVPGPDRVFKDQILDAAYTEAGIAPEDLSLAEVYDLSTALELDWYEHLGLCPRGDAEHLLRSGATTLGGRIPVNPSGGLASFGEAIPAQAIAQVCELTWQLKGQATGRQVENAKVGITANQGLFGHGSSVILAR; the protein is encoded by the coding sequence ATGAGCCCGGAACCGGTGTACATCCTCGGCGCGGGCATGCACCCCTGGGGCAAATGGGGCCGCGACTTCACCGAATACGGTGTCGTCGCCGCCCGGGCCGCCCTCGCCGACGCCGGCCTGAACTGGCAACACATCCAACTCGTCGCCGGCGCCGACACCATCCGCAACGGCTACCCCGGCTTCGTCGCCGGGGCCACCTTCGCCCAAAAACTCGGCTGGAACGGCATCCCCGTCACCTCCAGCTACGCCGCCTGCGCCTCGGGCAGCCAAGCCCTGCAATCCGCGCGCGCCCACATCCTGGCCGGCCTGTGCGACGTCGCCCTGGTCATCGGCGCCGACACCACCCCCAAAGGCTTCTTCGCCCCCGTCGGCGGCGAACGCAAAAACGACCCCGACTGGCAACGCTTCCACCTCATCGGCGCCACCAACACCGTCTACTTCGCCCTGCTGGCGCGGCGCCGCATGGACCTCTACGGCGCCACCACCGACGACTTCGCCACCGTCAAAGTCAAAAACGCCCGCCACGGCCTGGCCAACCCCAACGCCCGCTACCGCAAAGAAGCCACCCTCGACGACGTCCACGCCTCCCCCGTCGTCTCCGACCCGCTGCGCCTGCTCGACATCTGCGCCACCAGCGACGGCGCCGCCGCCCTCATCGTGGCCTCCAAAGAGTTCACCGAAAAACACCTCGGCTCGGTCGCCGGCGTCCCCAGCGTGCGCGCGATCAGCCTGCAATCCCCCCAATACCCCCAACACCTGCCCGAACTGCCCGACATCGCCACCGACTCCACCGCCGTGGTCCCCGGCCCCGACCGCGTCTTCAAAGACCAAATCCTCGACGCCGCCTACACCGAAGCCGGCATCGCCCCCGAAGACCTCTCCCTGGCCGAGGTCTACGACCTGTCCACCGCCCTCGAGTTGGACTGGTACGAACACCTCGGCCTGTGCCCCCGTGGCGACGCCGAACACCTGCTGCGCTCCGGAGCCACCACCCTCGGCGGCCGCATCCCGGTCAACCCCTCCGGCGGCCTCGCCAGCTTCGGCGAAGCCATCCCCGCCCAAGCCATCGCCCAAGTCTGCGAACTCACCTGGCAACTCAAAGGCCAAGCCACCGGCCGCCAAGTCGAAAACGCCAAAGTCGGCATCACCGCCAACCAAGGCCTCTTCGGCCACGGCAGCTCCGTCATCCTCGCCCGGTAA
- a CDS encoding Zn-ribbon domain-containing OB-fold protein encodes MTVLPAVENWWRTDESGDTYLIGGKCTGCGTYVFPPRENNCPNPGCASDELALVPLSRRGTLWSYTENRYAPPPPYPSPDPFEPFAVAAVELAAEGLIVLGKVVEGTLAADLHVGMEMELTTMTLYVDDDGVTRTTHAWRIAK; translated from the coding sequence ATGACTGTTCTGCCTGCCGTCGAGAACTGGTGGCGCACAGACGAATCGGGTGATACGTATCTGATCGGTGGGAAGTGCACCGGGTGTGGGACCTATGTGTTCCCGCCGCGGGAGAACAACTGCCCCAACCCGGGCTGTGCCAGCGACGAGTTGGCTCTGGTCCCGCTGTCGCGGCGCGGCACGCTGTGGTCCTACACCGAGAACCGCTACGCCCCACCCCCGCCCTATCCCTCCCCAGACCCCTTCGAACCCTTCGCCGTGGCCGCCGTCGAGTTGGCCGCCGAAGGCCTGATCGTGCTCGGCAAAGTCGTCGAGGGCACCCTGGCCGCCGACCTGCACGTCGGCATGGAGATGGAACTGACCACCATGACGCTCTACGTCGACGACGACGGCGTCACCCGCACCACCCATGCCTGGAGGATCGCGAAATGA
- a CDS encoding alpha/beta fold hydrolase codes for MHSIDYQESLREVATPAGVLRYHEAGDGPPLLLLHGSGPGVTGWRNYRGNLAVFTQHFRCLVLEFPGFGVSDDFGGHPMMDAQSSVVAFADALGLDRVDIIGNSMGGGVGINFAVNHSHRVGKLVTIGGIGVNIFSPGPSEGIRLLQEFTEDPTRQRLVDWLNSMVYDPALVTEQLIEERWELATDPETLAAARRMYGKAAFAAMMEMMRDADFPLPWATMHKVKAPTLLTWGRDDRVSPLDMALVPMRTIPNAEFHVFPNCGHWVMIEAKAAFERTVLSFLTESSAAAR; via the coding sequence ATGCACTCGATCGACTATCAGGAGTCCCTGCGCGAGGTCGCCACCCCGGCGGGTGTTCTGCGCTATCACGAGGCCGGTGATGGTCCGCCGCTGCTGCTTCTGCACGGCTCGGGCCCCGGGGTGACCGGGTGGCGTAATTACCGCGGCAATCTCGCGGTCTTCACTCAGCATTTCCGGTGTCTGGTGTTGGAGTTCCCGGGCTTCGGTGTCAGTGACGACTTCGGCGGTCATCCCATGATGGATGCGCAGAGTTCGGTGGTGGCCTTCGCCGACGCGCTGGGCCTCGACCGCGTCGACATCATCGGTAATTCGATGGGCGGCGGTGTGGGCATCAACTTCGCGGTCAATCACAGCCACCGGGTCGGAAAGCTCGTGACCATCGGCGGGATCGGGGTGAACATCTTCAGCCCGGGGCCGAGCGAGGGAATCCGCTTGCTGCAGGAGTTCACCGAGGACCCGACGCGTCAGCGCCTCGTGGACTGGCTCAACTCCATGGTGTACGACCCCGCTCTGGTCACCGAGCAGTTGATCGAGGAGCGTTGGGAGTTGGCGACCGACCCCGAGACGCTCGCTGCCGCACGGCGGATGTACGGCAAGGCGGCGTTCGCGGCGATGATGGAGATGATGCGCGACGCCGACTTCCCGCTGCCGTGGGCGACCATGCACAAGGTGAAAGCGCCGACGCTGCTGACGTGGGGCCGAGACGACAGGGTCAGCCCGCTGGACATGGCGCTGGTGCCGATGCGGACCATCCCGAATGCCGAGTTCCACGTGTTCCCGAACTGCGGGCACTGGGTGATGATCGAGGCCAAGGCCGCCTTCGAACGGACCGTGCTGTCGTTTCTGACCGAATCCTCGGCGGCCGCCCGATGA